In the genome of Enterococcus hirae ATCC 9790, one region contains:
- a CDS encoding TspO/MBR family protein has translation MAILKDYRFWVCTVGIVILGFLSGILSGNPGSYYYSLELPPFAPPSWIFGPMWTVLYILMGISLYLLLVMKNKRVKQKLITLFVIQFVCNFIWSALFFNLQNTLIAALDITLLLILLSILLYQLWNHYRLVMWLLVPYYLWVLFATLLNYSILFLN, from the coding sequence ATGGCTATACTGAAAGATTATCGTTTTTGGGTTTGTACTGTTGGCATAGTGATTTTAGGTTTCTTATCGGGGATACTAAGTGGTAATCCAGGTAGTTATTATTATTCACTTGAGCTACCTCCTTTTGCACCACCTAGTTGGATCTTTGGTCCTATGTGGACAGTGCTATATATTTTAATGGGAATTTCGTTATATTTACTATTGGTAATGAAAAACAAAAGGGTCAAACAAAAATTAATTACATTATTTGTTATTCAATTTGTATGTAATTTTATCTGGTCTGCTTTGTTTTTCAACTTGCAAAACACCTTAATTGCTGCACTAGATATTACTTTATTATTGATCCTTCTCTCCATACTGCTTTATCAACTATGGAACCACTATCGCTTAGTGATGTGGTTACTGGTACCATATTATCTCTGGGTATTATTTGCTACGCTTCTCAACTATTCTATTTTATTTTTAAACTAG
- a CDS encoding carbohydrate-binding protein translates to MGNKRIKKMLAGATLCSLMIAPLLLNMEEAFATEQSTNKQAGFGVGQGIKWADQVVAPFVDMTAYVSGSNLSNNGALNLAAVAKSTGQKFFNLGFMQSRGIKNGKIDWAWGGFGGLSESDSDQWQYEGIKKSIRELREVGGDVAVSFGGLNSGAFWETTQDSTILANAYKEIIDGYGLTRVDFDVEAGAMNYAHNLANDKAIKKVQDETGVSVTLTLPVMDFGLVSTGLSVLQAYLEAGVDLTTVNIMTMCYGSVVPDYAQGSLDAVDNTKKQLQDYYKRYANKTLTDAQAYAKLGTTPSVGFEGDTHPYFTTDMFNKIVQHAKSRKLGMVSYWSMNRDAMVDGGQGQVKNQYEFLTVAQQFTDGTTGGENDPVETLTKPSIPVNLTSSNVTQNSVTLNWTNNASKEKVTHYEVYRNNIRIATSATNTFKDQNLQANTTYSYKVKAVNAAGTSDFSQAISVKTTSESTQGDTWVIGKSYKIGDIVTYKGHRYRCIQPHPATEGWEPDITEALWVRIY, encoded by the coding sequence ATGGGAAATAAAAGAATCAAAAAAATGTTAGCGGGAGCAACTCTTTGTAGTCTGATGATTGCGCCATTATTATTGAACATGGAAGAGGCATTTGCGACAGAACAAAGTACGAACAAGCAAGCTGGTTTTGGCGTTGGTCAAGGGATCAAATGGGCGGATCAAGTAGTAGCACCATTTGTCGATATGACGGCATATGTTTCAGGCAGCAATCTATCAAATAACGGAGCGCTTAATTTAGCTGCAGTGGCAAAAAGCACTGGACAAAAATTCTTCAATTTAGGATTCATGCAATCAAGAGGTATTAAAAATGGTAAGATCGACTGGGCCTGGGGTGGATTTGGAGGCTTAAGCGAAAGTGATAGCGATCAATGGCAATATGAAGGAATCAAAAAATCCATTCGCGAATTAAGAGAAGTTGGTGGCGATGTTGCTGTATCATTTGGTGGTCTAAATTCTGGCGCATTTTGGGAAACAACACAAGATTCAACCATTTTAGCAAATGCTTATAAAGAAATTATTGATGGTTATGGATTAACTCGTGTTGATTTCGACGTAGAAGCTGGGGCAATGAATTATGCGCATAATTTAGCTAATGATAAAGCGATTAAAAAAGTCCAAGATGAAACAGGTGTTAGTGTGACCCTTACATTACCAGTGATGGACTTTGGATTGGTATCTACAGGTTTATCTGTCTTGCAAGCCTATCTTGAGGCAGGTGTTGATCTAACTACTGTTAATATCATGACGATGTGTTACGGTAGCGTTGTTCCCGATTATGCGCAAGGTTCACTAGATGCAGTGGACAATACGAAAAAACAATTACAAGATTACTACAAACGTTATGCGAACAAAACGTTAACTGATGCTCAAGCTTATGCTAAATTAGGAACAACCCCTTCCGTTGGATTTGAAGGAGACACACATCCATACTTTACAACTGATATGTTCAATAAAATCGTCCAACATGCAAAATCAAGAAAACTCGGGATGGTTTCTTATTGGTCAATGAACCGTGATGCCATGGTCGATGGTGGTCAAGGTCAAGTCAAAAATCAATATGAGTTCTTAACTGTTGCCCAACAATTCACTGATGGAACGACTGGTGGAGAAAATGACCCAGTAGAAACGCTAACTAAACCATCAATTCCGGTAAATTTAACTAGTAGTAATGTTACGCAAAATTCAGTGACTTTAAACTGGACTAATAATGCTTCAAAAGAAAAAGTCACTCATTATGAAGTTTATCGAAACAATATTCGCATCGCTACAAGTGCAACGAATACATTTAAAGATCAAAATTTACAAGCAAATACAACCTACAGCTATAAAGTTAAAGCAGTTAACGCTGCAGGAACCTCTGACTTTAGCCAAGCAATCTCAGTGAAAACCACAAGTGAAAGTACGCAAGGTGATACTTGGGTTATCGGAAAATCATATAAAATAGGCGATATCGTTACCTATAAGGGACATCGTTATCGTTGTATTCAACCACATCCAGCTACTGAGGGATGGGAACCAGATATTACAGAAGCTTTATGGGTAAGAATCTATTAA